From Myxococcales bacterium, the proteins below share one genomic window:
- a CDS encoding adenylosuccinate synthase: protein MPNVLVAGAQWGDEGKGKIVDHLAARAEFSVRFGGGANAGHTLVVDGQKLVLHLVPAGILHPQCRGLIGNGCVIDPKSLRGELDGLTSAGVDAGPRRLGVSALAHVVTPYHRLADLAGGKAIGTTGRGIGPAYTDKVRRAGVRLGDVLAGVHLPMLEAQRAHYARLLGDEAPLPDAADVAKALSDDVSALAAHVGDVADELHRAMRRGARVLFEGAQGALLDVDHGTYPFVTSSTTTAGGVSSGVGVYVELARRVAVLKAYTTRVGNGPFPTELSDETGQRIRDIGREVGATTGRPRRTGWLDLPALAHAFRLNGTTDMAITKLDVLAGFETLKVATEHRAGVPVYRELEGFGSLEGITRYDDLPEAARRYLELLSRELDARLSILSLGAERDRTLVLHEVVGA, encoded by the coding sequence ATGCCGAACGTTCTCGTGGCGGGCGCGCAGTGGGGCGACGAGGGGAAGGGCAAGATCGTCGATCATCTCGCCGCGCGCGCCGAGTTCTCGGTGCGCTTCGGCGGCGGCGCGAACGCAGGTCACACGCTGGTCGTCGACGGACAGAAGCTCGTGCTGCACCTCGTGCCGGCGGGCATCCTCCACCCGCAGTGCCGCGGCCTCATCGGCAACGGCTGCGTAATCGATCCCAAGAGCCTGCGTGGCGAGCTCGACGGCCTCACGAGCGCCGGCGTCGACGCGGGCCCCCGGCGGCTCGGCGTCTCTGCGCTCGCGCATGTCGTCACGCCGTACCACAGGCTCGCGGACCTGGCGGGCGGCAAGGCCATCGGCACCACGGGGCGCGGCATCGGGCCGGCCTACACCGACAAGGTTCGGCGCGCCGGGGTGCGCCTCGGCGACGTGCTCGCTGGGGTCCACCTGCCCATGCTCGAGGCGCAGCGCGCGCACTACGCGCGACTCCTCGGGGACGAGGCGCCGCTCCCCGACGCCGCTGACGTCGCGAAGGCGCTCAGCGACGATGTGAGCGCGCTCGCCGCGCACGTGGGCGACGTGGCCGACGAGCTCCACCGGGCCATGAGGCGCGGCGCGCGAGTCCTCTTCGAGGGCGCCCAGGGCGCGCTGCTCGACGTCGATCACGGAACCTACCCGTTCGTCACCTCGTCGACCACCACCGCCGGCGGCGTGTCGTCCGGGGTCGGCGTGTACGTCGAGCTCGCGCGGCGGGTCGCCGTGCTCAAGGCGTACACCACGCGCGTGGGCAACGGCCCGTTCCCCACCGAGCTCTCCGACGAGACGGGGCAGCGCATCCGCGACATCGGCCGCGAGGTGGGCGCGACCACCGGGCGACCTCGCCGCACGGGCTGGCTCGACCTGCCCGCGCTCGCGCACGCGTTCCGCCTGAACGGCACGACCGACATGGCCATCACCAAGCTCGACGTACTCGCGGGCTTCGAGACGCTGAAGGTGGCGACCGAGCACCGCGCGGGGGTGCCGGTGTACCGCGAGCTGGAGGGCTTCGGCTCCCTCGAGGGGATCACGCGCTACGACGACCTCCCCGAGGCCGCGCGGCGTTACCTCGAGCTCCTGTCGCGCGAGCTCGACGCCAGGCTCTCCATCCTGTCGCTCGGCGCCGAGCGCGACCGCACGCTGGTGCTCCACGAGGTGGTCGGCGCATGA
- a CDS encoding NAD(P)-dependent glycerol-3-phosphate dehydrogenase: MSRITVVGAGAWGTAIAAHLARRRHDVTLWAHEAEVARDVGESRENKLYLPGIELPASLRASDDYAQALTGAEIVVLVPPSAFFRDIAGHVARLLSDAARVLVATKGLEEGSLKLMSEVLAECAPSVDPSRVAFMSGPNFAKEVASGLPTDSVVAARDLACAEALQEALHSPAFRVYTSTDPVGVQVGGAIKNVIAVATGTCDGLGLGLNARAALMTRGLSEMARLGVALGADPLTFMGMAGMGDLVLTCTGALSRNRTLGLKVAEGVDPAAYVASQRSVAEGYNTSAAAHALGAKLGVEMPITDEVFAVLHEGRPLGEALKNLLVRGSKSELYGIALPGVLPSLVR, from the coding sequence GTGAGCCGCATCACCGTAGTAGGCGCCGGGGCCTGGGGAACCGCGATCGCCGCGCACCTCGCGCGACGCCGCCATGACGTCACGCTGTGGGCGCACGAGGCGGAGGTCGCGCGCGACGTGGGCGAGTCCCGGGAGAACAAGCTGTATCTTCCAGGTATCGAGCTGCCCGCCTCGCTCCGTGCGAGCGACGACTACGCGCAGGCGCTCACCGGCGCCGAGATCGTCGTCCTCGTGCCGCCCTCGGCGTTCTTCCGCGACATCGCGGGGCACGTCGCGCGGCTGCTGAGCGATGCGGCGCGCGTGCTCGTCGCGACCAAGGGCCTCGAGGAGGGCTCGCTGAAGCTGATGAGCGAGGTGCTCGCCGAATGTGCGCCTTCCGTCGACCCCTCGCGCGTCGCGTTCATGTCGGGGCCCAATTTCGCGAAGGAGGTCGCGAGCGGGCTGCCCACCGACTCGGTGGTGGCCGCGCGCGACCTCGCGTGCGCCGAGGCCCTCCAAGAGGCGCTCCACTCACCCGCGTTCCGCGTGTACACCAGCACCGATCCGGTCGGCGTGCAGGTAGGCGGCGCCATCAAGAACGTCATCGCCGTCGCGACGGGCACCTGCGACGGCCTCGGCCTTGGGCTCAACGCGAGGGCCGCCCTCATGACGCGAGGCCTCTCCGAGATGGCGCGCCTCGGAGTGGCGCTCGGCGCCGATCCCCTGACGTTCATGGGGATGGCGGGCATGGGGGATCTGGTGCTCACCTGCACCGGCGCCCTCTCGCGCAACCGCACCCTCGGGCTGAAGGTGGCCGAGGGCGTCGATCCGGCCGCCTACGTCGCCTCCCAGCGCAGCGTGGCCGAGGGCTACAACACGTCGGCGGCGGCGCACGCGCTCGGCGCCAAGCTCGGCGTCGAGATGCCCATCACCGACGAGGTCTTCGCGGTGCTCCACGAGGGGCGCCCGCTCGGCGAAGCGCTGAAGAACCTGCTCGTGCGCGGCTCCAAGTCCGAGCTTTACGGCATCGCCCTCCCAGGCGTGCTCCCTTCGTTGGTTCGTTAG
- a CDS encoding phosphodiester glycosidase family protein, giving the protein MRPDRAAPALPHSLSSATTAVWVLAASCGLSMSACRAGRADDAAPEARATSVASADEAAARPQRLTPHTREDAEAVGERFVADWFTFSLAEVTLELFDLHGTRDLQAALGGRGALFATNAGFFDTRDAPLGLSVSRGVRRSRFSRPLSGGVLEVTGAEAAVLETESYDAARAPELAVQCRPRLVVGGKANVRRDDGKRAERTAVCLRDRGRTLAFVIAKDAERGPSLYALGRYLEAKGCSDALSLDGGPSTGAAFFGPRGREELALRGPIQQAIVVSAREPAR; this is encoded by the coding sequence ATGCGCCCCGATCGCGCCGCGCCCGCCCTCCCGCATTCCCTGTCCAGCGCGACGACCGCCGTGTGGGTGCTCGCCGCCTCATGCGGCCTCTCGATGTCCGCCTGCCGCGCGGGCCGAGCCGACGACGCCGCTCCGGAGGCGCGCGCCACGAGCGTCGCGTCGGCCGACGAGGCCGCGGCGCGCCCCCAGCGGCTCACGCCCCACACGCGCGAGGACGCCGAGGCGGTAGGCGAGCGCTTCGTCGCCGACTGGTTCACGTTCTCGCTGGCCGAGGTCACGCTCGAGCTGTTCGACCTCCACGGCACGCGCGATCTCCAGGCGGCCCTCGGGGGGCGCGGCGCGCTGTTCGCCACGAACGCCGGCTTCTTCGACACGCGGGACGCGCCGCTCGGGCTCTCCGTGAGCCGCGGCGTCCGGCGCTCGCGTTTCTCGCGGCCGCTGTCCGGCGGCGTGCTCGAGGTCACCGGCGCAGAGGCCGCGGTGCTCGAGACCGAGAGCTACGACGCCGCGCGCGCGCCGGAGCTCGCCGTGCAGTGCAGGCCGCGGCTCGTCGTCGGAGGGAAGGCCAACGTGCGCCGCGACGACGGCAAGCGCGCGGAGCGCACCGCCGTGTGCCTCCGCGACCGCGGTCGCACCCTCGCGTTCGTGATCGCGAAGGACGCCGAGCGAGGCCCCTCGCTCTACGCGCTCGGCCGCTACCTCGAGGCGAAGGGCTGCAGCGACGCGCTCTCGCTCGACGGAGGCCCGTCGACCGGGGCCGCGTTCTTCGGCCCCCGCGGACGCGAGGAGCTCGCCCTACGCGGCCCCATCCAGCAAGCCATCGTCGTCTCGGCGCGCGAGCCCGCGCGGTGA
- a CDS encoding sigma-54-dependent Fis family transcriptional regulator: MRRVLVVDDEENIRLVLRTLLRKSGYEVAVADNGESALALVDSFAPDVILTDVRMPKMGGLDLLAALRARENPATVIVMSAYGNVDLALEAMKAGAYDYVSKPFKPDEIVLVLRKAEERESLRRENRALREQIRSEQRFETILAKSAPMLAIFRMITKIAEYKTTVLVTGESGVGKELVARAIHARSSRQAGAFVAINCGAIPEALLESELFGHKKGAFTDAVSDRRGLFEEASGGTLLLDEIGELPLPLQVKLLRVLQEETLRRVGDTRDTKVDVRIIAATHRDLAAEVKAGRFREDLYYRINVLPVVIPPLRERKEDVPLLVEHFLTRNNARLGTSLRGLSTDARKLMLEYAWPGNVRELENTIERAMVLAEGDLIEVGDLPERLRETLDPVKAQLASGELSIKKTSAAVEEILIRRALQKTKGNRTRAAEILEISHRALLYKIKDYKITE; the protein is encoded by the coding sequence ATGCGCCGCGTGCTGGTCGTAGACGACGAAGAGAACATCCGCCTCGTGCTCCGCACGCTCCTACGGAAGAGCGGGTACGAGGTGGCCGTCGCCGACAACGGCGAGAGCGCGCTCGCCTTGGTCGACTCGTTCGCCCCAGACGTGATCCTCACCGACGTGCGCATGCCCAAGATGGGGGGGCTCGACCTGCTCGCGGCCCTCCGCGCCCGCGAGAACCCGGCGACCGTGATCGTCATGAGCGCCTACGGCAACGTCGACCTCGCGCTCGAGGCGATGAAGGCGGGCGCGTACGACTACGTGAGCAAGCCCTTCAAGCCAGACGAGATCGTGCTCGTGCTGCGCAAGGCCGAGGAGCGCGAGTCGCTGCGGCGCGAGAACCGCGCCCTCCGCGAGCAGATCCGCAGCGAGCAGCGCTTCGAGACCATCCTCGCGAAGAGCGCGCCGATGCTGGCCATCTTCCGGATGATCACCAAGATCGCCGAGTACAAGACCACAGTGCTCGTGACCGGCGAGAGCGGCGTCGGCAAGGAGCTCGTGGCGCGCGCCATCCACGCGCGGTCTTCGCGCCAGGCGGGGGCGTTCGTCGCGATCAACTGCGGGGCCATCCCCGAGGCGCTCCTCGAGAGCGAGCTGTTCGGTCACAAGAAGGGCGCCTTCACCGACGCCGTGTCCGACCGTCGTGGGTTGTTCGAGGAGGCGTCGGGCGGCACGCTCCTGCTCGACGAAATCGGCGAGCTGCCCCTGCCGTTGCAGGTGAAGCTCCTCCGCGTGCTGCAGGAGGAGACCCTGCGTCGCGTGGGCGACACGCGCGACACCAAGGTGGACGTGCGCATCATCGCGGCCACGCACCGGGACCTCGCCGCCGAGGTGAAGGCCGGGCGCTTCCGCGAGGACCTCTACTACCGCATCAACGTGCTGCCGGTGGTGATCCCGCCGCTCCGAGAGCGCAAGGAGGACGTGCCGCTGCTCGTGGAGCATTTCCTCACGCGCAACAACGCGCGCCTCGGCACCTCGCTGCGGGGGCTCTCGACCGACGCGCGGAAGCTCATGCTCGAGTACGCGTGGCCGGGCAACGTGCGCGAGCTCGAGAACACCATCGAACGCGCGATGGTGCTCGCGGAGGGCGATCTCATCGAGGTGGGAGATCTCCCCGAGCGGCTCCGCGAGACGCTCGACCCGGTGAAAGCCCAGCTCGCCTCCGGGGAGCTCAGCATCAAGAAGACCTCCGCCGCGGTGGAGGAGATCCTGATTCGGCGCGCACTGCAGAAGACCAAGGGCAACCGCACGCGCGCCGCCGAGATCTTGGAGATCAGCCACCGGGCGCTGCTCTACAAGATCAAGGACTACAAGATCACCGAGTAG
- a CDS encoding alkaline phosphatase family protein, translating to MRWRPLLVGALGLFVVGHGASHALAEPRVSEVQSAFSRTATRGRIRPRTTAEPVVIVAIDGVRPREVFEGEDPARVQGHAPRSGRELLPNLYALADAGRLIGSDEAVVASGPAYVSLPGYTEMFTGSPSRCASNECGRTRAPTLVDAAVLAGLRASVVTSWERICLAAAQAPELLDASCGRHEGHLDSEGDTLIESLLERDAALSPSPGAADYRPDWATAELAIRVLEAKRPDVLFVGLGDTDELAHAGNYAAYVTALGRADAFLGALRATLAAEGERGRNTTVMVVTDHGRSYGFRDHGAAFPESRFGFLLVSGPRVPRGEGPGAEVTLGDVGRGAGRLLGVGGEDSPFTTWLSGR from the coding sequence ATGCGATGGCGTCCTCTCTTGGTCGGGGCTCTGGGCCTCTTCGTGGTCGGGCACGGCGCGAGCCACGCGCTCGCCGAGCCGCGGGTCTCGGAGGTCCAGTCGGCGTTCTCACGGACCGCGACCCGCGGGCGGATACGGCCACGCACGACGGCCGAGCCCGTCGTCATCGTCGCGATCGACGGCGTGCGGCCTCGCGAGGTCTTCGAGGGCGAGGATCCCGCGCGTGTTCAAGGCCACGCACCTCGCTCGGGCCGTGAGCTGCTGCCGAACCTGTACGCCCTCGCAGACGCAGGGCGCCTCATCGGGAGCGACGAGGCGGTCGTGGCGTCGGGGCCGGCGTACGTGTCGCTGCCGGGGTACACGGAGATGTTCACGGGCTCGCCGAGCCGCTGCGCCTCCAACGAGTGCGGCCGCACGCGCGCGCCGACGCTGGTGGACGCGGCGGTGCTCGCCGGTCTTCGCGCGTCCGTGGTGACCTCGTGGGAGCGAATCTGCCTCGCGGCGGCTCAGGCCCCGGAGCTGCTGGACGCGTCGTGTGGACGGCACGAGGGGCACCTCGACTCGGAGGGCGACACGCTCATCGAGTCGCTGCTCGAGCGCGACGCGGCGCTGTCGCCGTCGCCCGGGGCCGCCGACTACCGACCCGACTGGGCCACCGCGGAGCTCGCCATCCGCGTGCTCGAGGCGAAGCGCCCCGACGTGCTGTTCGTGGGCCTCGGCGACACCGACGAGCTCGCACACGCAGGGAACTACGCGGCCTACGTCACCGCGCTCGGGCGCGCCGACGCGTTCCTCGGTGCGTTGCGCGCCACGCTCGCCGCCGAGGGAGAGCGCGGACGAAACACGACCGTGATGGTGGTCACGGACCACGGGCGCTCGTACGGCTTCCGTGACCACGGCGCGGCGTTCCCCGAGTCGCGGTTCGGCTTCCTGCTCGTGTCGGGACCGCGCGTACCGCGCGGCGAGGGGCCCGGTGCAGAGGTGACGCTCGGGGACGTGGGGCGCGGCGCCGGGCGCCTGCTCGGCGTCGGTGGAGAGGACTCGCCGTTCACGACCTGGCTCTCGGGGCGCTGA
- a CDS encoding CehA/McbA family metallohydrolase, with amino-acid sequence MSTRPFPRTLSRKRTPLGVTSSIALALAVLHCRDAPAPPRTPLPAADTAATHVVAGTPPPYARTSARHAAHAYGRVGDLVVATSRALYTFSTAPDGAGKKPLRGALLDADLDAQDDEDPLLWLRPAWVASDGVVHALVAAAREIACPGGARGVEVAGVVDGVSLTASACPSPEGALTTTLRADGLPAGAKLGQELGPGPSPVVLDRGGAAWEGTHPFAALAVEGPRSTLLIEGSGQATRRLVHIAKEVFPSPVALTYEGATASVRLRLVPERPAAALGALALKTVPLALAMSGTPGSATFLDADGTPITRLDVPAEGAELRVPEGFAAEIELRDASGQRCARARQGDPALATATCPKAARLSLAVRLAGPDGAVPAPFHALVYGEHGTPDPELVDLGARGEKLARVAERNNLYSIDGGGELALQPGSYHVLVARGLESTMEERHLTLAPGATERLAFDLRRVLPADVLSADFHLHAAPSPDSSVSLAQRVTTLACEGLAFAVATDHNRITDYSRAVQKLAPTPPALLPALAIGDEITSSGARLWGHFNAFPLPAATLAPEDATIPYFDVAPRELFAGARRAGAAIVQVNHPRMPPRIGYFNQADFDSESGRAGADFAEDFDAVEAHNGIWLESPARVREGLRDLVGLARRGKKVAATGNSDSHKLVFEEPGYPRTFVLLDPKTATTEPLEQRVISAVKQRHTVVSSGAFIDARLDGQLPGDVVTPRGKTMKLHVRVLAPAWVPVETVEIWLDGGVTRSLPVTATGAGVRFEADVTLPVDRDRTVTVWVEAKRPLPRVLHETDARAIAFTTPFYVDADHDGQVRLAPARDAKDAKDANTAKVN; translated from the coding sequence ATGAGCACGCGCCCGTTCCCCCGCACACTCTCCCGCAAGCGAACGCCGCTCGGTGTGACCTCGTCCATCGCCCTCGCGCTCGCCGTGCTCCACTGCCGGGACGCCCCGGCTCCGCCCCGCACGCCGCTCCCTGCCGCCGACACCGCCGCGACCCACGTCGTCGCCGGCACGCCGCCGCCCTACGCGCGGACGAGCGCTCGGCACGCGGCCCACGCCTACGGGCGGGTCGGCGACCTCGTCGTGGCGACTTCGCGTGCACTCTACACATTTTCGACCGCGCCGGACGGAGCCGGGAAGAAGCCGCTCCGCGGGGCGCTCCTCGACGCCGATCTCGACGCCCAAGACGACGAAGATCCGCTGCTGTGGCTCCGCCCTGCGTGGGTCGCGTCCGACGGCGTGGTCCACGCGCTGGTCGCCGCTGCGCGCGAGATCGCCTGCCCCGGCGGCGCGCGCGGCGTCGAGGTCGCCGGCGTCGTCGACGGCGTATCGCTCACCGCCTCCGCGTGCCCCTCGCCCGAGGGCGCGCTCACGACCACGCTCCGCGCCGACGGCCTCCCCGCGGGGGCCAAGCTCGGGCAGGAGCTCGGCCCGGGGCCCTCGCCCGTGGTGCTCGATCGTGGCGGCGCGGCGTGGGAGGGCACGCACCCGTTCGCCGCGCTCGCCGTGGAGGGGCCGCGCAGCACCCTGCTCATCGAGGGCTCGGGCCAGGCGACCCGGCGACTCGTGCACATCGCCAAGGAGGTCTTCCCGAGCCCCGTCGCGCTCACGTACGAGGGCGCCACCGCGTCGGTGCGCTTGCGCCTCGTACCGGAGAGGCCCGCCGCCGCGCTCGGCGCGCTCGCGCTCAAGACGGTCCCCCTCGCGCTCGCAATGTCGGGCACGCCAGGCTCGGCGACCTTCCTCGACGCCGACGGCACCCCCATCACCCGGCTCGACGTGCCGGCCGAGGGCGCCGAGCTGCGCGTGCCCGAGGGGTTCGCTGCCGAGATCGAGCTCCGCGACGCTTCGGGCCAGCGCTGCGCGCGCGCACGACAGGGCGATCCCGCGCTCGCCACGGCGACCTGCCCGAAGGCGGCGCGGCTGTCGCTCGCGGTGCGCCTCGCGGGCCCGGACGGGGCCGTCCCGGCGCCGTTTCACGCCCTGGTGTACGGCGAGCACGGCACGCCGGATCCCGAGCTGGTCGACCTCGGGGCTCGCGGAGAGAAGCTCGCGCGCGTGGCCGAGAGGAACAACCTCTACTCGATCGACGGTGGCGGCGAGCTCGCGCTCCAACCGGGCAGCTACCACGTGCTCGTCGCGCGCGGCCTCGAGAGCACCATGGAGGAGCGCCACCTGACGCTCGCCCCAGGCGCCACCGAGCGGCTCGCCTTCGACCTCCGCCGCGTACTGCCCGCCGACGTGCTCTCGGCCGACTTTCACCTGCACGCGGCGCCGAGCCCCGACTCGAGCGTGTCGCTCGCCCAGCGCGTGACGACGCTCGCGTGCGAGGGGCTCGCCTTCGCCGTCGCGACGGACCACAACCGCATCACCGACTACTCGCGAGCCGTGCAGAAGCTCGCACCCACACCGCCCGCGCTGCTCCCCGCGCTCGCGATCGGCGACGAGATCACCTCGTCCGGCGCGCGCCTATGGGGACACTTCAACGCCTTCCCGCTCCCCGCGGCGACCCTCGCCCCGGAGGACGCCACCATTCCCTACTTCGACGTCGCCCCACGCGAGCTCTTCGCCGGCGCGCGGCGGGCGGGCGCCGCCATCGTGCAGGTGAACCACCCGCGCATGCCGCCGCGCATCGGGTACTTCAACCAAGCCGACTTCGACTCCGAGAGCGGGCGCGCCGGCGCCGACTTCGCCGAGGACTTCGACGCGGTCGAGGCCCACAACGGCATCTGGCTCGAGTCGCCGGCGCGCGTACGGGAGGGGCTGCGCGATCTCGTCGGCCTCGCGCGGCGCGGGAAGAAGGTGGCCGCCACGGGCAACAGCGACTCGCACAAACTGGTGTTCGAGGAGCCGGGCTACCCGCGCACTTTCGTGCTGCTCGACCCCAAGACGGCGACGACCGAGCCCCTGGAGCAGCGCGTGATCTCGGCCGTCAAACAGCGCCACACCGTCGTGAGCTCGGGCGCCTTCATCGACGCGCGCCTCGACGGCCAGCTGCCCGGCGACGTGGTCACGCCCCGCGGCAAGACCATGAAGCTCCACGTGCGCGTGCTCGCGCCCGCGTGGGTGCCCGTCGAGACCGTCGAGATCTGGCTCGATGGCGGCGTCACGCGGTCGCTCCCCGTCACCGCGACGGGCGCCGGCGTGCGCTTCGAGGCCGACGTGACCCTCCCCGTGGATCGCGACCGAACGGTGACCGTGTGGGTCGAGGCGAAGCGCCCGCTGCCTCGCGTGCTCCACGAGACCGACGCGCGAGCCATCGCCTTCACGACGCCGTTTTACGTGGACGCCGACCACGACGGGCAGGTGCGCCTCGCGCCGGCGAGGGACGCGAAGGACGCGAAGGACGCGAATACGGCGAAAGTAAATTAG
- a CDS encoding DUF1343 domain-containing protein, translating into MKTGTDRLADEPRLASRLRDRAFALLAHPASVTRDLEHVSTLLARLGRRPRVILGPEHGYGGEAQDMIGVTDARDLHGTPIRSLYGAEVADLSPREEDLEGCELVVIDLQDIGARYYTFIWTAVLVLRVAAKLGVPTLVLDRPNPLGKALREGRSLDPRFRSFVGLEPVPVRHGLTLGEVCAWRAEVEGLPEGALSIVPCEGVDDAASARDWDRPFVMTSPNMPTYETALVYPGGCLLEGTNLSDGRGTTRPFELTGAPWVDGERLARGLHATGLPGFRARPVTFQPTFHKHAGQLCGGVQIHVTDARALRPYATYLALVALAQQAHPEHFRFRTERYEFVDDIPAFDLLTGRDEARTRILAGDDPRAIADAESVLGPDDVAALSLAERAARARHVRP; encoded by the coding sequence GTGAAGACCGGCACTGACCGCCTCGCGGACGAACCGCGCCTCGCCTCCCGACTCCGCGACCGCGCCTTCGCGCTGCTCGCCCACCCCGCCTCGGTCACCCGAGACCTCGAGCACGTGAGCACCCTGCTCGCGCGCCTCGGGCGACGCCCCCGCGTCATCCTCGGGCCCGAGCACGGCTACGGCGGCGAGGCGCAGGACATGATCGGCGTCACCGACGCACGCGATCTGCACGGCACGCCGATCCGCAGCCTGTACGGCGCCGAGGTCGCCGACCTCTCGCCACGCGAGGAAGACCTCGAGGGCTGCGAGCTGGTCGTCATCGACCTCCAAGACATCGGCGCGCGCTACTACACCTTCATATGGACCGCGGTGCTCGTGCTCCGCGTCGCCGCGAAGCTCGGGGTGCCCACGCTGGTGCTCGATCGCCCAAACCCGCTCGGGAAGGCCCTGCGCGAGGGCCGCTCGCTCGACCCGCGCTTCCGCTCGTTCGTGGGGCTCGAACCCGTACCCGTTCGGCACGGGCTGACGCTCGGCGAGGTGTGCGCGTGGCGCGCCGAGGTCGAGGGGCTCCCGGAGGGCGCGCTCTCCATCGTCCCATGCGAGGGCGTGGACGACGCGGCGTCCGCACGTGACTGGGATCGCCCGTTCGTGATGACGTCGCCGAACATGCCCACCTACGAGACCGCGCTCGTGTACCCCGGCGGCTGCCTCCTCGAGGGAACGAACCTCTCCGACGGGCGCGGCACGACGCGGCCGTTCGAGCTCACGGGCGCGCCCTGGGTCGACGGCGAGCGCCTCGCGCGAGGCCTGCACGCCACGGGGCTTCCGGGCTTCCGCGCGCGTCCGGTGACCTTCCAGCCCACCTTCCACAAGCACGCCGGGCAGCTCTGCGGGGGCGTGCAGATCCACGTGACCGACGCGCGGGCGCTCCGCCCCTACGCGACGTACCTCGCCCTCGTGGCCCTCGCGCAGCAGGCCCACCCCGAGCACTTCCGCTTCCGCACCGAGCGCTACGAGTTCGTCGACGACATCCCCGCGTTCGATCTGCTCACGGGGCGCGACGAGGCGCGCACCCGCATCCTCGCCGGCGACGACCCGCGCGCGATCGCCGACGCCGAGAGCGTGCTGGGGCCGGACGACGTGGCGGCGCTGTCGCTTGCGGAGCGCGCCGCCCGGGCCAGGCACGTGCGCCCCTAG